From the genome of Spinacia oleracea cultivar Varoflay chromosome 2, BTI_SOV_V1, whole genome shotgun sequence, one region includes:
- the LOC110802110 gene encoding uncharacterized protein — MEDIGRIPEEIVRKIAIEHLENLDDFESFKEVCSNWRFAIKEVDFVFPSTNTQLPWLMLADSPTTPYRRFHSLTKSMFRKFDLPERDDDDDDHRRYFSSMGCVISASRRNRNINLFDPFSGRCIKLPSVKLDLLNDIDEFNPWNDNTYRVSFIKFILSARPSESASYDDELEIAMVYDKTQRLAFWRSGQPNWMKPDVDLPWVFDLCFFKGQFYSVDHQAKVMAFGSDVTKKQPRLVANLMTQGLILENPMNMYIVPIENKLVLIERSFKDLDEEPGFDENSVYTYATQTFDVFELDLDDGKVKRVESIGNRAIFVGHGSTFLVEADNDEVQLQTSSSSSNKHKCGCKSNCIYFTDDWYETYYVHKKGGGGDMGIYSLAQRKVVDTFYQGPSQFDFVNPPIWVELPRR, encoded by the coding sequence atggaaGATATCGGTAGAATTCCAGAAGAAATAGTTAGAAAAATTGCAATAGAACATCTAGAAAATCTAGATGATTTTGAAAGTTTTAAAGAGGTTTGTTCTAATTGGAGATTTGCTATAAAGGAGGTTGATTTTGTATTCCCTTCCACCAACACCCAACTCCCTTGGTTGATGCTAGCCGACTCTCCAACCACTCCTTACCGTAGATTTCACAGCCTTACTAAGTCCATGTTCCGGAAATTCGATCTACCGGAACGAGACGACGACGACGACGATCACCGGCGTTATTTCTCATCAATGGGGTGTGTGATTTCTGCAAGTAGACGAAACCGAAACATCAATCTATTCGATCCTTTTTCGGGTAGATGTATCAAATTACCAAGTGTAAAACTCGATTTGCTGAATGATATCGATGAGTTTAATCCATGGAATGACAATACGTATCGTGTCAGCTTTATCAAATTTATATTGTCGGCAAGGCCATCGGAATCGGCATCGTACGACGACGAGCTTGAAATAGCGATGGTGTACGACAAAACCCAAAGATTGGCCTTTTGGAGAAGTGGCCAACCAAATTGGATGAAACCCGATGTAGACTTACCTTGGGTGTTCGACCTCTGTTTTTTCAAAGGACAATTCTATTCAGTAGATCATCAAGCGAAAGTCATGGCATTCGGGAGTGACGTCACAAAGAAACAACCCAGATTAGTTGCTAACTTGATGACTCAAGGTCTTATACTAGAGAATCCTATGAATATGTATATAGTCCCCATAGAAAACAAACTAGTGTTAATTGAAAGATCTTTCAAAGATCTTGATGAAGAACCAGGGTTTGATGAAAATTCGGTGTATACATATGCGACTCAAACCTTTGATGTGTTTGAATTAGATCTTGATGATGGAAAAGTAAAACGGGTCGAGAGTATAGGAAATCGGGCTATATTCGTTGGTCATGGATCTACTTTCTTAGTTGAAGCTGATAATGATGAGGTACAATTACAAacatcttcttcatcatcaaATAAACATAAATGTGGttgcaaatctaattgtatttATTTTACCGATGATTGGTACGAGACTTATTATGTTCACAAGAAGGGAGGGGGAGGTGATATGGGAATTTATAGTTTGGCACAACGGAAAGTCGTTGATACATTTTATCAAGGTCCATCACAATTTGATTTTGTAAATCCACCGATATGGGTGGAGCTCCCTCGTCGTTAG
- the LOC130466723 gene encoding uncharacterized protein: protein MYIQMRKRERPLFVLPGLFPNYFSLKKTSLFSPSLFLSQFPHRPSQSEKQESELVDVGSSVLDKLKDLYLKKLWHQPSRATKVHCSHKFQGLFYHLRRRPTPPYPGCRRLIQSLLSPPLTASKEAQDVLKGKCWIEILNFGCIFGVELA from the exons ATGTACATACAAATGCGGAAAAGGGAAAGACCCTTATTTGTGTTACCGGGTCTCTTTCCCaactatttttcattaaaaaaaacctCTCTCTTCTCTCCATCTCTCTTCCTCTCCCAATTTCCCCACCGCCCCTCTCAATCAGAGAAACAAGAGAGTGAACTCGTCGATGTAGGCTCTTCAGTACTGGATAAACTCAAAGATCTGTACCTGAAGAAGTTATGGCATCAACCTTCTCGAGCTACAAAAGTTCATTGCTCTCATAAGTTCCAG GGTTTGTTTTACCACCTCCGCCGCCGCCCAACACCGCCCTACCCAG GTTGTAGAAGACTAATTCAGAGTCTACTCTCACCGCCTCTCACCGCCTCCAAGGAAGCTCAG GATGTACTCAAGGGTAAATGCtggattgaaattttgaattttggttgTATTTTTGGGGTTGAGTTAGCCTGA